One window from the genome of Bacillus tianshenii encodes:
- a CDS encoding SEC-C domain-containing protein: MSNVKRNDPCPCGSGKKYKKCCMKEQTVSVTQLIEEEVSQAQADVIDFTTKNHQMQVRNSVESALRGLNIPEQAQTMFSFQAILWTLMHERLAGDQTIMEEYIHKNSGKWKRDRVRHIVQSWNNGGPFFGEVVESSTEECDVVDIFSGEERRVKYLTKEQQPNKGNVLIGFMLPYEEQWVVFEESIILQDKDTNLVVQHLKGLFQSSGEETLQDWLWNSYLQLVWEALYRKLEIRPGEQFEWKNEKEKSVASLLKEAFQKDNIPEEIAQFGLSLWHTYCIRKAPKIRNERIYGAAIHYLVTQLTSMNTKTQQELSDLYDATSSSISSRYREMETVLEDELGEFHRAVQELEQKMN; encoded by the coding sequence ATGTCAAATGTCAAACGGAACGATCCGTGTCCATGTGGAAGCGGGAAGAAATATAAGAAATGCTGTATGAAGGAACAGACAGTTTCAGTTACACAGCTAATTGAAGAAGAAGTGTCACAAGCTCAGGCAGATGTAATTGATTTCACAACGAAAAATCATCAAATGCAAGTGCGGAATTCTGTTGAAAGTGCGTTAAGAGGATTGAACATTCCAGAACAAGCTCAGACGATGTTCAGCTTTCAAGCGATCTTATGGACACTAATGCATGAACGGTTAGCTGGTGACCAGACGATTATGGAAGAGTATATCCATAAGAACAGCGGGAAATGGAAGCGTGATAGAGTTCGTCACATTGTCCAAAGCTGGAATAATGGAGGTCCCTTCTTCGGTGAAGTCGTGGAATCTTCAACGGAAGAATGCGATGTCGTTGATATCTTTTCTGGTGAAGAGCGCAGGGTGAAGTATTTGACTAAAGAACAACAGCCGAATAAGGGTAATGTGTTAATCGGGTTTATGCTGCCATATGAAGAGCAGTGGGTTGTCTTTGAAGAAAGTATTATTCTGCAAGATAAGGATACAAATCTAGTGGTTCAACATTTGAAAGGCTTATTCCAATCAAGTGGTGAAGAGACACTTCAAGACTGGCTTTGGAATTCATATCTCCAGCTTGTATGGGAAGCATTGTATCGCAAGCTAGAAATTCGTCCTGGTGAACAATTTGAATGGAAGAATGAGAAAGAGAAATCTGTTGCGAGCTTGCTGAAGGAAGCATTCCAGAAGGACAATATTCCTGAAGAAATTGCTCAGTTCGGTCTTTCATTGTGGCACACGTACTGTATTCGCAAAGCACCAAAGATTCGCAATGAACGAATTTACGGAGCGGCAATTCATTACTTAGTTACACAGCTTACGTCGATGAATACGAAGACACAGCAGGAATTAAGTGACCTATACGATGCAACAAGCAGCAGTATTTCATCCAGATACCGTGAGATGGAAACCGTCTTAGAAGATGAATTAGGCGAATTCCATCGTGCTGTTCAAGAATTAGAGCAGAAGATGAATTAG
- a CDS encoding S8 family serine peptidase → MRKLTRMIVLCCLVMVFASGEAAAEQLSEKEKQEARSEEVLVKYKGNNVSTFDKGEEQEYLEHVQMRVLKVKDKAKKQQLMKEWKTRPDVVVEENQPRYVEKVNDPYLNYQWSIPFLELPYMWHYNSSEVVRIAVIDSGVNINHPDLLGRMVSGGYNFIDNNMDISDVHGHGTAVSGVIGATINNREGIAGVTGGVPIEILPLRVTFSDGTGYTSDIIRAINYAIEQEVDVINISMGSTAYSELEREAINTAIEDGIIVVAAAGNNGNNTYSYPASYQNVLSIGSVGESGKVSTFSNFNDRVVLTAPGEKILTTTRDGGYEFQYGTSFSTPIVAGTAAVLKSFYPEMNQQDVLNTFIKTAEDRGVPGKDDYYGYGIVQPLDALQSRLYINWNAHYDVDYDKIWHVRFNVPMDANSFESSNVFVLNEAFELVDVDVSLSEDKETVVIKPPRFGYRLGEQYTLYLEADIASAAGLTMNKPVMMEFTIEQ, encoded by the coding sequence TTGAGAAAACTTACTAGAATGATAGTCTTATGTTGCTTGGTGATGGTTTTTGCTAGTGGGGAAGCTGCGGCGGAACAATTGAGTGAGAAGGAAAAGCAGGAAGCCCGCAGTGAGGAAGTGTTGGTGAAATATAAGGGAAACAACGTATCTACGTTTGATAAAGGTGAGGAGCAAGAATATTTAGAGCATGTACAGATGCGGGTGTTGAAGGTTAAGGATAAAGCGAAGAAGCAGCAGTTAATGAAAGAATGGAAGACACGTCCTGATGTGGTCGTTGAAGAGAATCAGCCGCGTTATGTAGAGAAGGTCAATGACCCTTATCTAAACTATCAGTGGAGTATCCCGTTTTTGGAGCTTCCTTATATGTGGCATTACAATTCCAGTGAAGTTGTTCGGATTGCGGTGATTGATAGTGGCGTGAACATCAATCATCCGGATTTGCTTGGAAGAATGGTTAGCGGTGGTTATAATTTTATCGATAATAATATGGATATAAGTGATGTGCACGGCCATGGAACGGCTGTTTCTGGTGTTATTGGGGCAACGATTAATAATCGTGAAGGCATTGCAGGAGTTACAGGTGGGGTGCCGATTGAAATCTTGCCATTACGTGTTACGTTTAGTGATGGGACAGGCTATACGTCAGATATTATTCGTGCAATAAACTATGCGATTGAGCAAGAGGTTGATGTTATTAATATTAGTATGGGTTCAACTGCTTACTCTGAGCTTGAACGTGAGGCCATAAACACAGCAATTGAGGACGGAATTATTGTAGTTGCGGCTGCAGGTAATAATGGGAATAATACTTATTCATATCCTGCTTCCTATCAAAATGTCCTTTCGATTGGTTCAGTTGGCGAATCTGGAAAAGTCTCTACCTTCTCTAATTTTAATGACCGAGTTGTTTTAACGGCACCAGGTGAGAAGATTTTAACAACAACGAGAGACGGAGGCTATGAATTTCAGTACGGCACTTCTTTTTCAACTCCAATCGTTGCAGGAACGGCAGCTGTGTTAAAATCTTTTTATCCGGAAATGAATCAGCAGGATGTGTTGAATACATTCATCAAGACAGCTGAGGATCGCGGTGTGCCGGGGAAAGATGATTATTATGGTTATGGCATTGTGCAGCCGCTTGATGCCCTTCAAAGCCGATTATACATTAATTGGAATGCCCATTATGACGTTGATTATGATAAAATATGGCATGTACGTTTCAATGTACCAATGGATGCAAACAGCTTCGAGTCGTCGAATGTGTTTGTATTAAATGAAGCATTTGAGTTGGTGGATGTGGATGTCTCGTTGAGCGAAGACAAGGAAACAGTTGTGATCAAGCCTCCAAGGTTTGGTTATCGTCTTGGTGAGCAGTATACACTCTACTTGGAAGCTGATATTGCGTCAGCAGCAGGATTAACAATGAATAAGCCAGTCATGATGGAGTTCACAATTGAACAGTGA